The window agctcctgttATGCACGAGATCCGAGGAAGGGccgaaccacaagggcatttttTAAGAGTCCTAGCTAAAAAATacgcagtccggtgcactaagctccccCGTTATGTGCAGGGTTCGGAGAACTACAAAGGTCTATATACCGAAATTTACCGCTGCAGAATGCAAGAGGTTGTTGAGCCTGCGACTGATCCTAGCAGTATATATAGCATAAAAAGGAAAGGGAACCAAATGTGCAGAAGAAATACCTGAGCACCAAAAAGGGAAACACAAATGATACCCATCCATGAATGCAAACTGTAGAAATTAGCCACAATCCCATCTCTACTATGGAATTTTGTCCATATCCCAAAAATCCCACAAGCCAAAGCCAGTCCTTGTAGACACAAATGCActgatttcttcaaatttcttgaaCCTGGCAACCATCTATGCACCAATATGGCTACAATAcaccaaaaaaacaacaaaatatttgatttttaaaaagatatagaacaACATCATACCCAGTATATCCCCACCAAGTGGGGTCAGGGGTAAGTCCACGCAGCCCATAACCACCAACttagaggtgagatagagaggtttgTTTCCAATACACCCCCGGCTCACGATAAAACATTCAGGACTTAACAAGATATAGAAGGAAACAAAAATCCTCACTTTCCAAAATCACTtccaagaaagaaaaaagaagggatttttaacaagataaagaaagaagaatTAACCTAAATAACCGTCCACTCAACTGATTAAATTTAAAATAGCCTGCAGATTTATAATATGTGTACAATCATACATAATCAATGTATAATCTATGTATACTAGCTAGAAAAAGTAAACAGTAAATCTATGGGCTATTTGTGTAAAATCCCAAAACACCACTTTCCAAAATCACttccaagaaaaggaaaaaagatttgatttttaaacaacatatagaaaaaaaaggaaaaaagaagaaaaaaaacattcCCAAAAgcactttaagaaaaaaaaaaaaaaaaaaactgagcTCACCTTCTCCacttatgagaatgaacccaatcACCATTAATAATGGATGAAgcacctacaaaaaaaaaaaaagaatttaactcAAACTTCACAaaattttagctcaaaaaaaCGTACAGTTAATGGAAATGAATGTACTCACTTTGTCCTACTTTATATGACACAGAAAAAAATTACCCTATCACTACCCATGTGAGTAGataggttgttttcgatagaccggCTTAGGAcggataacaatataacaaacacaaaagataacaCTAAGTACTATCTAACcgaaatcataaacatcacacaacaccatgaacaagaaactTTAGACACAACAAAACGCTCTCCTATCCTATTGTTATCGACGCACTCCCACCCCTAACACTCTACCCTAATCCGTGTGAATCTTGAAATTCGAaaagtgtcacttaaattgagaGTAATGAGTGAGGGAGTAACCAACTTACAGCATAAATAAGGTCttcttgagaagaagaagaagtagggtGAAAACTAGTCTTGAAATGTAGAGCCCAAGTAAGAACAAGAAGAGCAACAATAGAAGCTGAAAGTCTTGctaatacaagtaaagaaaatggtgaaagtgatagTGATGACTCAACAGCAGTAGCAGAAGCCATGGCTTAGTGGAAGTAGTTAATAGTACTAGTAGCATTATTATTTGTACTGTCACCGACAACTAGCTTCAAGTTATGATCAAAAGCACTGTTTTTTCTAAgttctttaatttaataaaaaagttacTAGAATTGTTTGGATGTTAATAATAGGATAATAATCACAAAAATACATGAAATTTGATGGGATTATCAGTTGATTATACTGAATTTTGTGGGATTACTATtaccctattttattttacttttatattttaatgacatatatctgTCCACTTGAACACGTATAAATATGAGGTTATACGCGCTAATACATGTGTAAAAATAAGATTGGCGAGTGCATTACACAGCCAGACGTTGAAGCTGGGTATAAAGTTTCAGGGTGAATTAAATCTACTTTAAAAAGTTTAGGGTAATAGGACTCTCTCAAAGTTCAGTATACTCAACTGAAAATTCGATTAAAGTTCAAGTATTTTTGTGACTATTATCCCATTCTAGTTATTTTCGTGAGTATTATCCCTTAATAATAGCACTCTGGTTATTTTCGTGAGTATTTTCCCTTAATAATAGCACTCTGCTTCACATAAGTTATGGCTTGTTAAATAATGACATAATACATACATAAGCAAATCTCTTAACTtgatattaaattataattatgatttttaattttgttagttTAGAAATAGGCtctttaattatataaaaattgaaaaaagaaaaaacactcTAATTCTGCAATTTACATGCGTGAAACTCAATCGTTCCTACATGAATTAGTGATCCACACATATGTTGCTACTTAATCAAAAAGACACATTATAAGTATGACATTTAACTTAGTCAGTGCACAAGTAagccattaaaaatataaaagttgaacaaaaaaacACTTCAATTCTAACTCTGACGTGCGTGGTTATAAGGTGTATACACACATTTTATCAGATAGtattagagttttttttttttgttgttgagttTTTGTATAGTCAAAGGATCTACTTGTCCATTAGTaaagttaaaaatcataattataatttagtgtcaagttaaagttcttatttatgtattatgccttagaTAATTAACAGATAAAGTTATCTTCATATGATTAAACTGTCACAAG of the Capsicum annuum cultivar UCD-10X-F1 chromosome 11, UCD10Xv1.1, whole genome shotgun sequence genome contains:
- the LOC107848451 gene encoding probable transmembrane ascorbate ferrireductase 4 isoform X2; amino-acid sequence: MASATAVESSLSLSPFSLLVLARLSASIVALLVLTWALHFKTSFHPTSSSSQEDLIYAVLHPLLMVIGFILISGEAILVHRWLPGSRNLKKSVHLCLQGLALACGIFGIWTKFHSRDGIVANFYSLHSWMGIICVSLFGAQWLMGFLSFWHRGEVRMTRIRILPWHVFLGLYTYGLAVATAETGLLEKLTFLQTNGAVQKRCTESMIVNGMGLGLALLSGMVIFAAVLPKHQMSHSKTVYSSNKLHS
- the LOC107848451 gene encoding ascorbate-specific transmembrane electron transporter 2 isoform X1 gives rise to the protein MASATAVESSLSLSPFSLLVLARLSASIVALLVLTWALHFKTSFHPTSSSSQEDLIYAVLHPLLMVIGFILISGEAILVHRWLPGSRNLKKSVHLCLQGLALACGIFGIWTKFHSRDGIVANFYSLHSWMGIICVSLFGAQVLALRTFLDIAKTTTYGFTTSSALEFKKSAIMDHVVNSRVVDGLLKLLAQRRSTNDKNTYTSMACIPRLIHIWIGCSNSRNRTSREVDLLANKRSCAETLHRVHDR